Proteins encoded within one genomic window of Kibdelosporangium phytohabitans:
- the lspA gene encoding signal peptidase II: protein MLAVLSGLSGQVRSPIVCSAWLQPGRFQVVGSGVLAEHAGVYIPGLWGGRIVCRGWCSPVSGVVVGAHRVVVMDTSASRSFAARVPVVFAVAVLVVALDQGSKFWAESALAGRAPVPVLGEFLRLRLLYNSGAAFSIGAGSTWVFTIITAVAVVVLVRFALKPASVVQAVALSLLLGGAVTHLLDRLFRAPGFARGHVVDFIDYNGWFVGNVADIALFCGAVLLLITALFGSDPARGGAEDRGAEDGGADGPGTAAGR, encoded by the coding sequence GTGCTGGCGGTGTTGTCGGGCCTGTCCGGGCAGGTCCGCTCCCCTATTGTGTGCTCAGCCTGGTTGCAGCCGGGACGATTCCAGGTGGTGGGTTCGGGGGTACTTGCGGAGCACGCGGGTGTTTATATCCCGGGGTTGTGGGGTGGTCGAATTGTTTGCCGGGGGTGGTGCTCCCCCGTGTCGGGTGTGGTGGTGGGGGCGCATAGGGTGGTGGTGATGGATACGTCAGCTTCCCGTTCGTTTGCCGCGCGTGTGCCGGTGGTGTTCGCCGTTGCCGTGTTGGTGGTGGCGCTGGATCAGGGGTCGAAGTTCTGGGCCGAGTCGGCGTTGGCTGGTCGTGCGCCGGTGCCGGTGCTGGGTGAGTTCCTGCGGTTGCGGTTGTTGTACAACTCGGGTGCGGCGTTCTCGATCGGTGCGGGGTCGACGTGGGTGTTCACGATCATCACGGCGGTCGCGGTGGTGGTGTTGGTGCGGTTCGCGCTCAAGCCGGCGTCGGTGGTGCAGGCGGTGGCGTTGTCGTTGTTGTTGGGTGGGGCGGTCACGCATCTGTTGGATCGGTTGTTCCGTGCGCCGGGGTTCGCGCGGGGGCATGTGGTGGACTTCATCGACTACAACGGCTGGTTCGTGGGGAATGTCGCGGATATCGCGTTGTTCTGTGGCGCGGTGTTGTTGTTGATCACGGCGTTGTTCGGCAGTGACCCTGCCCGGGGCGGTGCCGAGGATCGTGGTGCCGAGGATGGTGGTGCGGACGGTCCGGGCACCGCGGCGGGCAGGTAG
- a CDS encoding tyrosine-type recombinase/integrase, which translates to MRIVGGYRYQDHVLLLLDAQDAFFLARKPRKDSPHTTAAYRRDLSGITTLLAGTTGRPVEHLTIQDLTVQALRTAFGDFADGHAKSSVARAWSTWNQFLNFCVADGMLDGNPMGAVVRPKAPLPSPKPLRGEDTPERLIAAAAAGARKARDPWPERDVLVIALGLVAGLRSAEVRALQRCSIVGRPGEQRLHVQGKANRERSIPIEAPLERVIGAYLASCEVRFPHQRFGPVSALLLDYQGKPIGRGALDYLVKTSYQWAGIRDQVPTGANLHALRHTFATRLAEDGANAAEIMALLGHANLNTSQNYIEATGRERRAAAAGNRTYRALSGLEPGTTSPDS; encoded by the coding sequence ATGCGGATTGTCGGTGGTTACCGGTATCAAGATCACGTGCTGCTGTTGCTCGACGCCCAGGACGCGTTCTTCCTCGCCCGCAAACCCCGCAAGGACTCCCCGCACACCACCGCCGCCTACCGCCGTGACCTCTCCGGCATCACTACCCTGCTGGCCGGCACCACCGGCAGACCCGTCGAGCACCTGACCATCCAGGACCTCACCGTCCAGGCCCTGCGAACAGCGTTCGGTGATTTCGCCGACGGGCACGCCAAGAGCTCCGTCGCCCGCGCGTGGTCGACCTGGAACCAGTTCCTCAACTTCTGCGTCGCGGACGGAATGCTCGACGGCAACCCCATGGGCGCGGTCGTCCGGCCGAAGGCGCCGCTCCCCTCGCCCAAGCCCCTGCGCGGCGAGGACACCCCGGAACGGCTCATCGCCGCCGCGGCCGCCGGGGCGCGCAAGGCACGTGATCCGTGGCCGGAGCGGGACGTCCTGGTGATCGCGCTCGGCCTGGTCGCCGGGTTGCGGTCGGCGGAAGTGCGGGCGCTGCAACGGTGTTCGATCGTCGGCAGGCCCGGTGAGCAGCGTCTTCACGTGCAGGGCAAGGCAAACAGGGAGCGGTCCATCCCGATCGAGGCTCCGCTGGAGCGGGTGATCGGCGCGTACCTGGCCTCGTGCGAGGTGCGGTTCCCGCATCAGCGGTTCGGGCCGGTTTCGGCTCTGCTGCTGGACTACCAGGGCAAGCCGATCGGCCGGGGCGCGTTGGACTACCTGGTGAAGACCAGCTACCAGTGGGCCGGGATCCGGGACCAGGTGCCGACCGGTGCGAACCTGCACGCCTTGCGGCACACGTTCGCGACGCGCCTGGCCGAGGACGGCGCGAACGCGGCGGAGATCATGGCGCTGCTGGGGCACGCGAACCTGAACACGAGTCAGAACTACATCGAGGCCACCGGGCGCGAACGTCGTGCGGCTGCGGCGGGCAACCGCACCTATCGGGCGTTGTCGGGGCTGGAGCCGGGGACGACGAGCCCGGACTCGTAG
- a CDS encoding alpha/beta fold hydrolase, with amino-acid sequence MTSVRRIDSFRHDGLTFDVRDTGPPDGVVVVLLHGFPQTGSSWAATAAVLNQRGFRTIVPDQRGYSPGARPRGRFAYRMSRLVADVAALVHEIGAGPVHLVGHDWGAAVAWSVAARRPELVRSLTSVSVPHNLAFLRAMVSGDQLLRSYYMALFQVPWVPELFVRAFPGLLARSLARTGMTVAQVGRVQSEIVRGGALTGALNWYRAMALQDPRLLRARVTVPTTHVWSDGDPTLSRRSAELAGEYVRGRYRLEVLSGVSHWVPEEVPSVLADIIQRSADAGFSRAG; translated from the coding sequence ATGACCTCGGTGCGCCGGATCGATTCCTTCCGTCATGACGGGCTCACGTTCGATGTCCGGGACACGGGTCCGCCGGATGGCGTTGTTGTCGTGTTGCTGCACGGGTTCCCGCAGACCGGGTCGTCGTGGGCGGCGACGGCTGCCGTGCTCAACCAGCGGGGGTTCCGCACGATCGTGCCCGATCAGCGGGGCTACTCCCCTGGCGCGCGTCCTCGGGGCCGGTTCGCGTACCGGATGAGTCGCCTGGTGGCCGACGTGGCGGCGTTGGTGCACGAGATCGGCGCGGGGCCGGTGCATCTGGTGGGACACGATTGGGGCGCGGCGGTCGCGTGGTCGGTGGCGGCGCGGCGGCCTGAGTTGGTGCGGTCGTTGACGTCGGTGTCGGTGCCGCACAATCTGGCGTTTTTGCGGGCGATGGTGTCGGGTGATCAGTTGCTGCGGTCGTATTACATGGCGTTGTTCCAGGTGCCGTGGGTGCCTGAGTTGTTCGTGCGGGCGTTTCCGGGGCTGCTGGCGCGGTCGTTGGCGCGGACGGGTATGACCGTGGCGCAGGTGGGTCGGGTGCAGTCGGAGATCGTGCGTGGTGGGGCGTTGACGGGTGCGTTGAACTGGTATCGGGCGATGGCGTTGCAGGATCCGAGGTTGCTGCGTGCGCGGGTGACGGTGCCGACGACGCATGTGTGGAGTGATGGGGATCCGACGTTGTCGCGGCGGAGTGCTGAGTTGGCTGGTGAGTATGTGCGTGGGAGGTATCGGCTGGAGGTGTTGAGCGGGGTGAGTCATTGGGTGCCGGAGGAGGTGCCGTCGGTGTTGGCGGACATCATCCAGCGGTCGGCGGACGCGGGGTTCTCGCGGGCGGGTTAG
- a CDS encoding helix-turn-helix transcriptional regulator: MRADRLVALVLLMQSRGLVTAAEVAAELEVSVATARRDLEALSSAGVPVYPQSGRGGGWRLVGGARTDLSGLTAAEARALFLLVGPAAAVAPEVKAALRKLVRALPDTFRADAEAAASAVVVDSSGWGERERVRSGVVEVLQAAVVRRVLVRFGYASRGREVVERVVDPWGLVDKDDVWYLVAGTEGGRRTFRVDRMVGVVVTDSPAAGRPAGFDLSVVWDEVVEEVERRRGVVSAVVVAQARHVRVLRDQFGRQCEVVGEVGDGRVRVRVAASAPLMIAQVLAGWGALVEVEESDVVRAELARLGSELVARYAG; encoded by the coding sequence GTGCGTGCGGATCGGCTTGTCGCTCTTGTGTTGTTGATGCAGTCGCGTGGGTTGGTGACGGCGGCGGAGGTGGCTGCGGAGTTGGAGGTCTCGGTGGCGACGGCGCGGCGGGATTTGGAGGCGTTGTCGTCGGCGGGGGTTCCGGTGTATCCGCAGTCGGGGCGTGGTGGTGGGTGGCGGTTGGTGGGTGGTGCGCGGACGGATTTGAGTGGGTTGACGGCGGCTGAGGCGCGGGCGTTGTTCTTGCTGGTGGGTCCGGCCGCGGCGGTCGCTCCGGAGGTGAAGGCGGCGTTGCGGAAGTTGGTGCGGGCGTTGCCGGACACGTTCCGGGCGGACGCGGAGGCGGCGGCGAGTGCGGTGGTGGTGGATTCGAGTGGGTGGGGTGAGCGGGAGCGGGTCCGGTCGGGGGTGGTGGAGGTGTTGCAGGCGGCGGTGGTGCGGCGGGTGCTGGTGCGGTTCGGGTATGCGAGTCGTGGGCGTGAGGTGGTGGAGCGTGTGGTGGATCCGTGGGGGTTGGTGGACAAGGACGACGTTTGGTATTTGGTGGCGGGGACGGAGGGTGGTCGCCGGACGTTCCGGGTTGATCGGATGGTGGGTGTGGTGGTGACGGACTCCCCTGCCGCGGGTCGTCCGGCTGGTTTTGATTTGTCGGTGGTGTGGGATGAGGTGGTTGAGGAGGTGGAGCGGCGGCGGGGTGTGGTGTCGGCGGTGGTGGTGGCGCAGGCGCGGCATGTGCGGGTGTTGCGGGATCAGTTCGGGCGGCAGTGTGAGGTGGTGGGTGAGGTGGGTGATGGTCGTGTGCGGGTTCGGGTGGCGGCGTCGGCGCCGTTGATGATCGCGCAGGTGTTGGCGGGGTGGGGTGCGTTGGTGGAGGTTGAGGAGTCGGATGTGGTGCGGGCTGAGTTGGCGCGGTTGGGGTCGGAGTTGGTGGCGCGGTACGCGGGGTGA
- a CDS encoding RNA polymerase subunit sigma-70: MVDAGSLGADEATFVAVVRSGDPARFALLTERHRRELQVHCYRMLANYEDARDMTQETFLRAWNKRESFEGRAALRTWLYRIATNVCLDFLGKRDDRAPVASGLSEPGSEVLYLQPFPDRMLPEDPQESVVARETIELAFIVAVQYLPPRQRAVFILRDVLGWPASQAADVLEVTVASVTSALQRARVTVRGRLPGRRLDWRSPAAHVLSDGERGVVRAYMDAHERNDLDGLRSLLREELRFAMLPELGTVVVSAGDAVDGWVSGGLFQRGRDDWRCVATVVNRMPAAVLYLRAPGGLEYRLFAVAVLHIVGGRIAELTGFDAAGKPWLGLPAAL; this comes from the coding sequence ATGGTCGACGCTGGGTCGCTGGGTGCCGATGAGGCGACGTTCGTCGCGGTGGTTCGTTCGGGCGATCCGGCGCGGTTCGCGCTTTTGACCGAGCGCCATCGGCGTGAGCTGCAGGTGCATTGCTATCGGATGCTGGCGAACTACGAGGATGCCCGTGACATGACGCAGGAGACGTTCCTGCGGGCGTGGAACAAGCGGGAGTCGTTCGAGGGCCGCGCTGCGTTGCGGACGTGGCTGTATCGGATCGCGACGAACGTCTGCCTTGACTTCCTGGGTAAGCGCGATGACCGCGCGCCTGTGGCGTCGGGGCTGTCGGAGCCGGGCTCGGAGGTGCTGTATCTGCAGCCGTTTCCCGATCGGATGCTGCCTGAGGATCCGCAGGAGTCGGTGGTGGCGCGGGAGACGATCGAGTTGGCGTTCATCGTGGCTGTCCAGTACCTGCCGCCGCGGCAGCGGGCGGTGTTCATCCTGCGTGACGTTCTGGGCTGGCCGGCGTCGCAGGCTGCTGATGTGCTCGAGGTGACGGTCGCGTCGGTGACCAGTGCGTTGCAGCGGGCGCGTGTGACGGTGCGTGGGCGGTTGCCTGGTCGTCGTCTTGACTGGCGCAGCCCCGCTGCTCATGTGTTGTCGGATGGTGAGCGTGGTGTGGTGAGGGCGTATATGGATGCGCATGAGCGCAACGACTTGGACGGGTTGAGGTCGTTGCTGCGCGAGGAGTTGCGCTTTGCGATGCTGCCTGAGTTGGGCACGGTGGTCGTGTCGGCTGGGGACGCGGTGGATGGCTGGGTGTCGGGTGGGTTGTTCCAGCGTGGCCGCGATGATTGGCGCTGTGTCGCCACGGTGGTGAACCGTATGCCTGCTGCCGTGTTGTACCTGCGTGCTCCAGGGGGTCTGGAGTATCGGCTGTTCGCCGTCGCGGTGCTGCACATCGTCGGTGGGAGGATTGCCGAGCTCACCGGGTTCGACGCGGCCGGCAAACCATGGCTGGGTCTGCCGGCGGCTTTGTGA
- a CDS encoding dihydrofolate reductase family protein, whose product MRKLTFGMNVTLDGYIAAPGDDLSWSGGDGPDSSPSDELFQWWSDRVATTSLALYGRKLWEAMSSHWPTADQQPGATPPTIEYAHRWRDMPKVVFTSTTSTVDWNTRQVTSDAVTEITRLKTEDTGPMDIGGATLAAAAMRAGLIDEYVLVTAPVLVGGGTPFFTALDNWVNLTLTETRTFPGGVTLTRYETRR is encoded by the coding sequence ATGCGGAAACTGACCTTCGGCATGAACGTGACGCTGGACGGCTACATCGCCGCACCCGGCGACGACCTCAGCTGGAGCGGGGGAGACGGACCCGACTCGTCACCGAGCGACGAACTGTTCCAATGGTGGTCCGACCGCGTCGCCACGACCAGCCTGGCACTCTACGGGCGCAAACTCTGGGAAGCGATGAGCTCCCACTGGCCAACCGCCGACCAGCAGCCCGGCGCCACCCCGCCGACGATCGAATACGCCCACCGCTGGCGAGACATGCCGAAAGTGGTGTTCACCTCGACCACCAGCACCGTCGACTGGAACACCCGCCAAGTCACCAGCGACGCGGTCACCGAGATCACCCGGCTCAAAACCGAGGACACCGGCCCGATGGACATCGGCGGCGCGACACTCGCCGCAGCAGCCATGCGAGCGGGGCTGATCGACGAATACGTACTGGTCACCGCGCCCGTCCTGGTAGGCGGCGGCACACCGTTCTTCACCGCCCTGGACAACTGGGTGAACCTCACCCTGACCGAAACCCGGACGTTCCCCGGCGGCGTGACACTGACCCGATACGAGACAAGACGATGA
- a CDS encoding DUF4232 domain-containing protein: MRHLLILTALLALTACGRPQPLPMPPPPSTTTPTPDLTIRLGTVDGAMGLRTLGIQLTNETTTPTQINGYPDIRVLDDTFHPLPLTIGHGTNGVATIDDFDTPPQPITLHPGDTVHAALLWRNLVTQTDRKATLGTYLDIAPTPGAKRHITQPQGGIDLGNTTTLGVSAWAKPTP; encoded by the coding sequence GTGCGACACCTGCTCATCCTCACCGCCCTCCTCGCCCTCACCGCCTGCGGCAGACCCCAACCCCTGCCCATGCCGCCACCCCCGTCCACCACCACACCCACCCCAGACCTGACGATCCGGCTCGGCACCGTCGACGGCGCCATGGGCCTGCGCACCCTCGGCATCCAACTGACCAACGAAACCACCACACCCACCCAGATCAACGGCTACCCCGACATCCGCGTCCTCGACGACACCTTCCACCCACTCCCACTCACCATCGGCCACGGCACCAACGGCGTCGCCACCATCGACGACTTCGACACCCCACCCCAACCCATCACCCTCCACCCCGGCGACACCGTCCACGCCGCACTGCTCTGGCGCAACCTCGTCACCCAAACCGACCGCAAAGCCACCCTCGGCACCTACCTCGACATCGCACCCACACCCGGCGCCAAACGACACATCACCCAACCCCAAGGCGGCATCGACCTCGGCAACACCACCACCCTCGGCGTCAGCGCCTGGGCAAAACCCACCCCCTGA
- a CDS encoding M14 family zinc carboxypeptidase, with translation MKLRIGFVAAVLAAPLVVSSTTSAAQPDRTPYYWQVPHADEHVLADLGFDVEHGDGGAVQVVGDELTAVRLRGLGYRPSKFDTVYKPVLPQARDVGVQSFYGGYHTSAEHAKHVTDVAAAYPALTQVYDIGDSWRKTQGQGGHDIRAICITKKQAGDCALSPNSAKPRFALIAQLHARELATGEVAWRWIDFLTKGYGSDAEVTSILDTTELWVVPIANPDGVDIVASGGNSPLMQRKNANNPTGCSGATGGVDLNRNSTFKWGKAGTSRCGETYQGTSAGSEPETRALEAWFKQLFPDQRGPGDKDPAPVTTKGVMITVHSYGNLIMPPWGWTWDANPNAAGLRALGQKMAAFNSYTVVAEGDTTGTTDDFTYGNLGIASYTFELGSGSGSCGGFFPQYSCVDSLFWPRNKGAFLTAAKAAKAPYAG, from the coding sequence ATGAAGCTCCGGATCGGTTTCGTCGCGGCCGTGCTGGCGGCACCGTTGGTGGTGTCGAGCACGACGTCCGCGGCTCAGCCCGACCGCACGCCGTATTACTGGCAGGTGCCCCATGCCGATGAGCATGTGCTGGCGGATTTGGGTTTCGATGTCGAGCACGGTGACGGTGGCGCGGTGCAGGTGGTGGGTGACGAGCTGACCGCGGTGCGGTTGCGCGGGTTGGGTTACCGGCCGTCGAAGTTCGACACGGTGTACAAGCCGGTGCTGCCTCAGGCGCGGGATGTGGGGGTGCAGTCGTTTTACGGCGGGTATCACACGTCGGCGGAGCACGCGAAGCATGTGACGGATGTGGCGGCGGCGTATCCGGCGTTGACGCAGGTGTACGACATCGGTGACAGCTGGCGTAAGACGCAGGGTCAGGGTGGGCATGACATCCGGGCGATCTGCATCACGAAGAAGCAGGCCGGGGATTGTGCGTTGAGCCCGAATTCGGCGAAGCCGCGGTTCGCGTTGATCGCGCAGTTGCACGCGCGGGAGCTGGCCACGGGTGAGGTGGCGTGGCGGTGGATCGATTTCCTGACCAAGGGGTATGGGTCGGATGCCGAGGTGACGTCGATTCTGGACACCACGGAGTTGTGGGTGGTGCCGATCGCGAACCCGGATGGTGTGGACATCGTGGCGTCGGGTGGGAATTCGCCGTTGATGCAGCGCAAGAACGCGAACAACCCGACGGGGTGTTCGGGTGCGACGGGTGGGGTGGATCTGAACCGGAACTCGACGTTCAAGTGGGGCAAGGCGGGCACGAGCCGGTGTGGTGAGACGTATCAGGGCACGTCGGCCGGGTCGGAGCCGGAGACGCGGGCGTTGGAGGCGTGGTTCAAGCAGTTGTTCCCGGACCAGCGTGGCCCGGGTGACAAGGATCCGGCGCCGGTGACGACCAAGGGTGTGATGATCACGGTGCACAGCTACGGCAATTTGATCATGCCGCCGTGGGGGTGGACGTGGGATGCGAACCCGAACGCGGCGGGGTTGAGGGCGTTGGGGCAGAAGATGGCGGCGTTCAACTCGTACACGGTGGTGGCCGAGGGTGACACGACGGGGACGACGGACGATTTCACGTACGGCAACCTGGGTATCGCGAGTTACACGTTCGAGCTGGGTTCGGGTAGTGGGAGTTGTGGTGGGTTCTTCCCGCAGTACTCGTGTGTGGACAGTTTGTTCTGGCCGCGTAACAAGGGTGCGTTCCTGACGGCGGCGAAGGCGGCGAAGGCCCCGTACGCGGGTTGA
- a CDS encoding zinc-binding dehydrogenase yields the protein MSSRAIRQYEFGPADVLVFEEVPAPVPDRGQVRVRVAAAGVHVLDTSIRRGESGGPMPLPRLPMTPGREVAGVVDAVGEGVGDGWVGRRVVAHLGMTSGGYAELVVVNAESVHEVPDGVGFEQAVAMIGTGRTTLAVVELAGLTAGDVVLVPAAAGGMGALLVQAGRNAGAFVVGLAGGAEKVARVRELGADVVVDYRAEGWVERVQEGLGGRELTVVFDSVGGEAGRVGFELLGLGGRMLMFGYSAGEPTRFTPGEVIGRGLSVTAAFRARIANRPGGLRGLESESLAALAKGELVPLTQSFPLADAAAAHRALETRGTVGKVVLVA from the coding sequence ATGAGTTCACGTGCGATTCGGCAGTACGAGTTCGGCCCGGCTGATGTGTTGGTGTTCGAGGAGGTGCCTGCCCCGGTCCCTGACCGGGGTCAGGTGCGTGTGCGGGTGGCGGCGGCGGGTGTGCACGTGCTGGACACGTCGATCCGCCGTGGGGAAAGCGGTGGGCCGATGCCGTTGCCGCGGTTGCCGATGACGCCTGGGCGTGAGGTGGCTGGGGTGGTGGACGCGGTGGGTGAGGGTGTCGGTGATGGGTGGGTGGGCAGGCGGGTGGTGGCGCATCTGGGGATGACCAGCGGTGGGTATGCGGAGTTGGTGGTGGTGAACGCGGAGTCGGTGCATGAGGTGCCGGACGGGGTGGGGTTCGAGCAGGCGGTGGCGATGATCGGCACTGGTCGTACGACGTTGGCGGTGGTGGAGTTGGCGGGGTTGACCGCGGGTGATGTGGTGCTGGTGCCTGCGGCGGCGGGTGGGATGGGTGCGTTGCTGGTGCAGGCGGGGCGCAATGCGGGTGCGTTCGTGGTGGGGTTGGCTGGTGGTGCGGAGAAGGTCGCTCGGGTGCGGGAGTTGGGTGCGGATGTGGTGGTGGATTACCGGGCTGAGGGGTGGGTGGAGCGGGTGCAGGAGGGGCTGGGTGGGCGTGAGCTGACGGTGGTGTTCGACAGTGTCGGTGGTGAGGCCGGGCGGGTGGGGTTCGAGCTGCTGGGTTTGGGTGGGCGGATGTTGATGTTCGGGTATTCCGCGGGTGAGCCGACGCGGTTCACGCCGGGTGAGGTGATCGGGCGGGGGTTGTCGGTGACGGCGGCGTTCCGGGCGCGGATCGCGAACCGGCCGGGTGGGTTGCGGGGGTTGGAGTCGGAGTCGTTGGCGGCGTTGGCCAAGGGTGAGCTGGTGCCGTTGACGCAGTCGTTCCCGTTGGCGGACGCGGCGGCGGCGCATCGGGCGTTGGAGACACGCGGCACGGTGGGCAAGGTGGTGCTGGTGGCGTGA
- a CDS encoding STAS domain-containing protein, with protein sequence MMSRMSSAEFQSLSIEVGQGPSGPVLSVRGEVDTVTAPELQAGVEQAMPGSGRVLVVDLSGVTFLSSAGLSVLVQAHQRAGEAGCEVRIVTNASTARVFQLTGLTETLRLFDSADAAREA encoded by the coding sequence ATGATGTCGCGCATGTCTTCCGCTGAGTTTCAGTCGTTGTCGATCGAGGTTGGGCAGGGCCCGTCGGGGCCGGTGTTGTCCGTGCGGGGTGAGGTCGACACGGTGACCGCGCCGGAGTTGCAGGCGGGTGTCGAGCAGGCGATGCCGGGGTCGGGGCGTGTGCTGGTGGTGGATTTGAGTGGCGTGACGTTCCTGAGTTCGGCGGGGTTGTCGGTGTTGGTGCAGGCGCATCAGCGGGCCGGTGAGGCCGGGTGTGAGGTGCGGATCGTGACCAATGCGAGTACGGCGCGGGTGTTTCAGTTGACGGGGTTGACGGAGACGTTGCGGTTGTTCGATTCGGCGGACGCGGCGCGGGAGGCGTGA
- a CDS encoding N-acetyltransferase, whose amino-acid sequence MPVVVRRERPGDVAGARAVQVAAFGRELEASLLDRLRVCEGWMPPLSFVACSGEEVVGHVVCTRAHVADTPVVGLGPIGVAPGLHGRGVGAALMHTVLGAADALGEPLVGLLGDPGFYQRFGFVLAETVGVVPPEAEWAPHFQVRTLAAYDPGVVGAFRYAAPFEDL is encoded by the coding sequence GTGCCGGTGGTGGTGCGCCGGGAGCGGCCTGGGGATGTGGCGGGTGCGCGGGCGGTTCAGGTGGCGGCGTTCGGGCGTGAGCTGGAGGCGTCGCTGCTGGATCGGCTGCGGGTGTGTGAGGGGTGGATGCCGCCGTTGTCGTTCGTGGCGTGTTCGGGTGAGGAGGTGGTCGGGCACGTGGTGTGTACGCGGGCGCATGTGGCGGATACGCCGGTGGTGGGGTTGGGGCCGATCGGTGTGGCGCCGGGGTTGCATGGCCGGGGTGTGGGTGCGGCGTTGATGCACACGGTGCTGGGGGCGGCGGACGCGTTGGGTGAGCCGCTGGTGGGGCTGCTGGGTGATCCGGGGTTCTATCAGCGGTTCGGTTTCGTGCTGGCGGAGACGGTCGGGGTGGTGCCGCCGGAGGCGGAGTGGGCGCCGCATTTCCAGGTGCGGACGCTGGCGGCGTATGACCCGGGTGTGGTGGGTGCGTTCCGGTACGCGGCGCCGTTCGAGGATCTGTGA
- the nudC gene encoding NAD(+) diphosphatase, with the protein MLADNGLALDRAPDRRADPDWITAQRAHPDTRVLAFWHDRYLPDAHPAPGTDAVFLAWSDTAVFAADLPTAVGQPHDLRALASLAYARAILHWHRNQRHCRACGGPTDPRDGGHARHCRACATLLFPRIEPAIIVLVTWHQRCPLARQRNAAPTAWSTLAGFVEVGENLETAVHREVREEAGVRLTSAHYQASQTWPIPASLMIGYRAHAAGPDIAVDHHELDDARWFTADEVHALRATDHRTDSIEQFLIGTWLAEN; encoded by the coding sequence ATGCTCGCCGACAACGGCCTGGCCCTCGACCGAGCACCCGACCGGCGCGCCGACCCCGACTGGATCACCGCCCAGCGAGCACACCCCGACACCCGCGTCCTCGCGTTCTGGCACGACCGATACCTGCCCGACGCCCACCCCGCACCCGGCACCGACGCGGTATTCCTCGCCTGGAGCGACACCGCCGTCTTCGCCGCTGACCTGCCCACCGCCGTCGGCCAACCCCACGACCTGCGAGCCCTCGCCAGCCTCGCCTACGCCCGCGCGATCCTGCACTGGCACCGCAACCAACGCCACTGCCGCGCCTGCGGCGGACCCACCGACCCCCGCGACGGCGGACACGCCCGCCACTGCCGCGCCTGCGCGACACTGCTGTTCCCCCGCATCGAACCCGCCATCATCGTCCTCGTCACCTGGCACCAGCGATGCCCGCTCGCCCGGCAACGCAACGCCGCACCCACCGCCTGGTCCACCCTCGCCGGATTCGTCGAAGTGGGGGAGAACCTCGAAACCGCCGTCCACCGCGAAGTCCGCGAAGAAGCCGGCGTCCGGCTCACCAGCGCGCACTACCAGGCATCCCAGACATGGCCGATCCCCGCCAGCCTGATGATCGGCTACCGCGCCCACGCCGCCGGCCCCGACATCGCCGTCGACCACCACGAACTCGACGACGCCCGCTGGTTCACCGCCGACGAGGTCCACGCCCTACGCGCCACCGACCACCGCACCGACTCCATCGAACAGTTCCTCATCGGCACCTGGCTCGCCGAGAACTGA
- a CDS encoding DUF1062 domain-containing protein encodes MLPWTVRRTRLPLLTLRCVDCHSHTATTGDGKFRVNAHGKLLDVWLLVRCVSCDRTSKIPVHERTHVTALDPADLHGYHVNDTDLVTARLLDPALAHRGHYTLDWTGAWHLDTPPDRTDHPWPVQVTVTFDDPIPVRPDRLIAHGLGISRTDVHRRIKCDIPLRRTTSTGFTFTVLPAP; translated from the coding sequence GTGCTGCCCTGGACCGTCCGCCGGACCAGGCTCCCGCTGCTGACCCTGCGATGCGTCGACTGCCACTCCCACACCGCCACCACCGGCGACGGCAAATTCCGCGTCAACGCCCACGGCAAACTGCTCGACGTGTGGCTGCTGGTCCGCTGCGTGAGCTGCGACCGGACCAGCAAGATCCCCGTGCACGAACGAACCCACGTCACCGCACTCGACCCCGCCGACCTGCACGGCTACCACGTCAACGACACCGACCTGGTCACCGCCCGGCTGCTGGACCCGGCACTGGCCCACCGCGGCCACTACACCCTGGACTGGACCGGGGCATGGCACCTGGACACCCCACCGGACCGCACCGACCACCCGTGGCCCGTCCAAGTCACCGTCACCTTCGACGACCCCATCCCGGTACGCCCCGACCGGCTCATCGCCCACGGACTCGGCATCAGCAGAACCGACGTCCACCGCCGGATCAAATGCGACATCCCGCTCCGCCGCACCACCAGCACCGGATTCACCTTCACCGTCCTGCCCGCACCCTGA